The proteins below come from a single Benincasa hispida cultivar B227 chromosome 4, ASM972705v1, whole genome shotgun sequence genomic window:
- the LOC120075820 gene encoding probable transcriptional regulatory protein At2g25830: MGSLRAFGVILKKFSPNSIIHKCPRFFHIQRNGLCSSSSLAAETSSFPLWAFDSKLKCRGNQVRRIWMSPVCMGRRSCKIAGRKGAQDAKKAKLYSRIGKEVVSAVKKGGTSPISNTLLAALLEKAKELDVPKEILDRNIKRASEKGQEAYIEKIYEVYGYGGASMVVEVSTDKINRSVAAVREVVKDYGGKMADPGSVMFKFRRARVVNVKASDVDKDQLLTISLDAGAEDVIEPPEFEDDTEEEKSERYYKIVTSTENYSGILSKLREKNINFEPDSGSELLPISSIEVDDEAMDLNKELMDKLLELDDVDAVYTDQK, from the exons ATGGGTTCGCTCCGAGCATTTGGAGTAATCCTTAAAAAATTCTCCCCAAATTCGATCATTCACAAATGCCCCCGTTTCTTCCATATTCAAA gGAATGGGTTGTGTTCATCATCATCGTTGGCTGCCGAAACATCGAGTTTTCCTTTGTGGGCTTTTGACAGTAAGCTGAAATGTCGTGGTAATCAAGTGCGAAGGATATGGATGTCTCCGGTCTGTATGGGCAGGCGTTCCTGCAAAATTGCTGGCAGGAAG GGTGCTCAAGATGCAAAGAAGGCAAAGCTTTACTCTAGGATTGGAAAGGAGGTTGTTTCTGC TGTTAAAAAGGGAGGAACAAGCCCCATATCCAATACCCTTCTGGCTGCCCTACTTGAGAAAGCTAAGGAGCTTGACGTTCCAAAAGAAATTCTCGACCGCAACATTAAGAGGGCTTCCGAGAAAGGACAAGAGGCTTACATAGAGAAAATTTACGAG GTATATGGCTATGGTGGTGCTAGTATGGTCGTTGAGGTCTCAACAGATAAGATAAATCGCTCAGTGGCAGCTGTTAGAGAAGTAGTGAAGGACTATGGTGGAAAGATGGCAGATCCAGGATCTGTTATGTTCAAGTTCAGACGTGCTCGAGTTGTGAATGTTAAGGCCTCCGATGTTGACAAAGACCAGCTTCTCACCATATCTCTAGATGCTGGTGCAGAAGATGTTATTGAACCTCCAGAGTTTGAAGATGATACAGAAGAAGAGAAGTCGGAAAG ATACTACAAGATTGTGACTTCTACAGAGAACTACTCAGGAATACTATCCAAGTTACGtgaaaaaaacataaacttcGAACCTGACAGTGGTTCTGAGCTACTTCCCATAAGCTCTATTGAG GTGGATGATGAAGCTATGGACTTAAATAAAGAACTAATGGACAAGTTGCTTGAACTTGATGATGTCGATGCTGTTTATACTGATCAAAAGTGA
- the LOC120075818 gene encoding carotenoid cleavage dioxygenase 8 homolog B, chloroplastic, protein MMASMAIGSSIISPFNFKTNHHPSKPTLSNFTIRSIASPIRRPSPIVVPLPEIDTTGPPNHVAWTSVRQDRWEGELSVRGQLPRWLSGTYLRNGPGLWNIGDYNFRHLFDGYATIVKLHFDDGRLIAGHRQIESDAYKAAMKNQKICYREFSEVPKADNFLAYVGELANLFSGASLTDNANTGVIKLGDGRVVCLTETQKGSIMIDPTTLETVGKFEYSDSLGGLIHSAHPIVTDTEFLTLLPDLLNPGYLVVRMEPGSNERKVIGRVNCKGGPAPGWVHSFPVTENYVVVPEMPLRYCAQNLLRAEPTPLYKFEWRPESKAFVHVMCKASGNIVASVEVPLFITFHFINAYEERDEKGRITAVIADCCEHNANPVILDRLRLHNLRRSLKYALPDARVGRFRIPLDGSGYGKLEAALDPDEHGRGMDMCSFNPAYLGKKYRYAYACGAKRPCNFPNTLTKIDLVKKKAKNWYEDGAIPSEPFFVARPGATEEDDGVVISMVSGKNGEGYALLLDGSTFEEIARAKFPYGLPYGLHGCWVPKN, encoded by the exons ATGATGGCTTCCATGGCCATTGGAAGCTCCATTATTTCTCCCTTTAACTTCAAAACTAACCACCACCCTTCAAAACCTACCCTTTCCAACTTCACCATCAGAAGCATAGCCAGTCCCATCCGCCGCCCCTCGCCAATCGTCGTTCCATTGCCGGAGATCGACACCACCGGCCCCCCGAATCACGTTGCATGGACCAGCGTTCGGCAAGACCGCTGGGAAGGAGAACTCTCCGTCCGAGGCCAATTGCCCCGTTGGTTG AGTGGTACATATTTGAGAAATGGACCTGGATTATGGAATATTGGCGATTATAACTTTAGGCATCTTTTTGATGGCTACGCTACAATCGTTAAGCTTCACTTTGATGACGGTCGACTAATTGCCGGCCACCGTCAGATCGAATCCGACGCCTACAAAGCCGCCATGAAGAATCAAAAGATTTGTTATCGTGAATTCTCTGAAGTCCCCAAGGCTGATAACTTTCTTGCCTACGTCGGGGAGCTTGCGAATCTCTTCTCCGGTGCATCGTTGACCGATAATGCAAACACTGGCGTCATAAAGCTCGGCGACGGTCGAGTCGTTTGCCTTACAGAGACTCAAAAGGGGTCCATAATGATCGACCCAACAACATTAGAGACTGTGGGAAAGTTTGAGTATAGTGACTCGCTCGGCGGTTTGATTCACTCGGCTCATCCGATTGTTACGGACACGGAGTTTTTGACGTTGTTGCCAGATCTTTTGAACCCGGGTTACTTGGTGGTTCGGATGGAACCGGGCTCGAATGAACGGAAGGTGATCGGTCGAGTCAATTGCAAGGGTGGACCGGCCCCAGGTTGGGTCCACTCGTTTCCGGTGACGGAGAATTACGTGGTAGTGCCGGAGATGCCGTTGAGATATTGTGCTCAAAACTTGTTGAGGGCGGAGCCTACTCCGTTGTATAAGTTTGAGTGGCGGCCGGAGTCCAAAGCCTTTGTGCATGTCATGTGCAAAGCCAGTGGAAATATT GTAGCAAGTGTAGAAGTGCCCTTGTTCATTACATTTCATTTCATAAATGCATATGAAGAGAGGGATGAAAAAGGAAGAATTACTGCTGTGATTGCCGATTGTTGCGAACACAACGCTAATCCTGTAATCTTAGATCGACTTAGGCTTCATAATTTGCGTCGCTCTCTCAAATATGCCCTTCCAGATGCCAG GGTTGGAAGGTTCAGAATACCACTGGATGGGAGTGGATATGGGAAGCTGGAGGCAGCATTGGACCCAGATGAACATGGCAGAGGAATGGATATGTGCAGCTTCAACCCTGCTTACTTGGGCAAAAAATATAGATATGCTTATGCTTGTGGAGCCAAAAGACCCTGTAATTTCCCCAACACACTCACTAAG ATTGATTTAgtgaagaagaaggctaagaaTTGGTATGAGGACGGCGCTATCCCTTCTGAGCCCTTCTTCGTGGCACGACCTGGTGCAACAGAAGAAGATGACG GAGTGGTGATCTCTATGGTCAGTGGGAAAAATGGAGAAGGGTATGCTTTACTACTGGATGGATCAACATTTGAAGAGATAGCCAGGGCAAAATTTCCTTATGGTCTTCCTTATGGCCTACATGGTTGCTGGGTTCCCaagaattag